A section of the Chryseobacterium ginsenosidimutans genome encodes:
- a CDS encoding helix-turn-helix domain-containing protein: MMAKENNSAKIIDATPNYKRIYSDIISMKYPEKMGICNHLLKKNNLSTLDIIEMSQILFNKTNKENFSFDQKHRSYDRFTILKILEYQKKNELNNSELARHFNLSRNTVSKWKNRFLL; encoded by the coding sequence ATGATGGCAAAGGAGAATAATTCAGCAAAAATAATTGATGCAACACCAAATTATAAAAGAATATACAGTGATATCATTAGTATGAAGTATCCTGAAAAAATGGGAATATGCAATCATTTATTAAAGAAAAATAATCTGTCAACACTTGACATTATTGAAATGAGCCAAATTCTTTTTAATAAAACTAACAAAGAGAATTTCTCATTTGATCAGAAACACCGTTCGTATGACAGATTCACGATTCTTAAAATTCTTGAGTATCAGAAAAAAAATGAACTGAACAATAGCGAGTTAGCAAGGCATTTTAATTTAAGCCGGAATACTGTCTCCAAATGGAAAAATCGCTTTTTATTATGA
- a CDS encoding beta-1,6-N-acetylglucosaminyltransferase translates to MKNVYIGESGGHSIGNIPMKPISIAYLILVHRLPNQFKKLFNAIYDSSNFYLIHIDKKANEQIGEEITDFLIKYPNVHILKSENVIWGGYSMVQAELDGMKYLLGMDAKWDYFINLSGQDYPLKSQKIIKNFLSQNNGKNYIKFANQEKNRPETMNRIENYFEEIDDKISDKTHKREFMKDVIPYIGGQWMILTRNCCKFISNNIEVKKFEDYYLNTLISDESFFQTVLMNTSFDGILIDDDKRAIIWIPDGDIKLRPKTFTETDLKFLQTGNHLFARKFDDNIDNKIIESIKIQFDKPLKTFAKVADIRNISIDFNHLN, encoded by the coding sequence TTGAAAAATGTTTACATAGGCGAGAGCGGTGGACACAGCATTGGAAATATCCCGATGAAACCTATCAGTATTGCTTACTTAATTTTAGTACACCGTTTACCCAATCAATTCAAAAAACTTTTTAACGCCATCTACGATTCTTCTAATTTTTATCTTATTCATATTGATAAAAAGGCAAATGAACAGATCGGAGAAGAAATAACAGATTTTCTAATTAAATACCCTAATGTACATATTCTTAAAAGCGAAAATGTGATTTGGGGAGGCTACAGCATGGTACAGGCAGAATTAGATGGCATGAAATATCTGTTAGGTATGGATGCAAAATGGGATTATTTTATTAATTTAAGTGGTCAGGATTACCCTTTAAAATCACAAAAAATTATCAAAAATTTTTTATCTCAAAACAATGGAAAAAATTACATAAAATTTGCCAATCAGGAAAAGAACAGACCTGAAACGATGAACAGAATTGAAAATTATTTCGAGGAAATAGACGATAAAATTTCAGATAAGACTCACAAAAGAGAATTCATGAAAGACGTTATTCCTTATATCGGAGGACAATGGATGATCTTAACCAGAAACTGTTGCAAATTTATCAGTAACAATATAGAAGTGAAGAAATTTGAAGATTATTATCTGAATACTTTAATTTCTGATGAATCTTTCTTCCAAACGGTTTTAATGAATACTTCTTTTGATGGTATTTTGATCGACGATGATAAAAGAGCTATCATCTGGATTCCTGATGGCGACATTAAATTACGCCCAAAAACGTTCACTGAAACTGATTTGAAATTCCTTCAGACTGGAAATCATCTTTTTGCCAGAAAGTTTGATGATAATATTGACAATAAAATAATCGAAAGCATTAAAATTCAATTTGATAAACCTCTTAAAACTTTTGCGAAAGTAGCAGATATCAGAAATATAAGCATTGATTTTAATCACTTGAATTAA
- a CDS encoding histone H1, giving the protein MKELIEKINAEFEAFTTEANQQAEKGNKAAGTRARKAALELSKLFKDFRKVSVEESKK; this is encoded by the coding sequence ATGAAAGAACTAATTGAAAAAATCAACGCAGAATTTGAAGCTTTCACAACTGAAGCGAATCAACAAGCAGAAAAAGGAAACAAAGCAGCTGGAACAAGAGCTCGTAAAGCAGCTTTGGAACTAAGCAAATTGTTCAAAGATTTCAGAAAAGTTTCTGTTGAAGAATCAAAAAAATAG
- a CDS encoding transposase — protein sequence MIIDLKNIHIGDLINKHFQQKGIDEFRVCRFLKCSELEWRSILSQQSLDTEILLKLSTLLEYDFFRIYSQHLILYAPQASTHYNKVTNKKSSLPYFRKNIYMKEVIDFILEQIESGNKTKAQIIEEYRIPKTTIYKWVYKYRKSKDDGKGE from the coding sequence ATGATTATTGACCTGAAAAATATCCATATAGGAGATCTAATAAATAAGCATTTTCAACAAAAAGGAATCGATGAATTTCGTGTATGCAGATTTTTAAAATGCAGCGAATTAGAATGGAGATCAATACTATCCCAGCAATCTTTAGATACTGAAATCTTACTGAAATTGAGTACTTTACTTGAGTACGATTTTTTTAGGATTTATTCTCAACATCTGATTTTATATGCTCCTCAAGCCAGTACTCATTACAATAAAGTGACAAATAAAAAAAGCTCACTTCCGTATTTTAGAAAGAATATTTATATGAAGGAGGTTATAGATTTTATTTTGGAACAGATAGAAAGTGGAAATAAAACAAAAGCTCAGATTATAGAGGAATACAGAATTCCTAAAACAACAATATATAAATGGGTGTACAAATACCGTAAGTCAAAAGATGATGGCAAAGGAGAATAA
- a CDS encoding P63C domain-containing protein, whose protein sequence is MSNKRKIEHEGELILGGMIIPCYVLDDGTRVLSGRGMQEALNMVDDTEDSKQKAGTRLNRYLEQKSLQPFIYREKEPDHFEPIECYRGEQKINGYEATVLADICEAFLDARNSIKLSARQKIIADQCEILIRGFARVGIVALIDEATGYQYDRERFELQKILNTYIADEILKWQLTFTDDFYKEIYRLWGLPFIPKYIKNKPSFIGKLTTKYIYEMLPKGVLDKIREKTGKTEKGNWRYQWHRNLTPEIGREHLKKQIIEVTTLMSVAQSKEQFDSLFQQKYNKQPIQLKLEFEEQPAPPRKLSDFDEKLKKGLDFNPKDEK, encoded by the coding sequence ATGTCAAATAAAAGAAAAATAGAACATGAAGGAGAGCTTATTTTAGGCGGAATGATTATACCTTGTTATGTTCTGGATGATGGAACAAGAGTTCTATCTGGAAGAGGCATGCAAGAGGCATTAAATATGGTGGATGATACTGAGGATAGTAAGCAAAAAGCGGGGACCAGATTGAACCGATATTTAGAGCAAAAATCGCTACAGCCCTTTATTTATAGGGAAAAAGAGCCGGACCACTTTGAGCCAATTGAATGTTATAGGGGCGAACAAAAAATAAACGGATATGAGGCTACGGTTTTGGCGGATATTTGTGAAGCTTTTTTAGATGCAAGAAATAGTATAAAACTTTCAGCAAGACAAAAAATAATTGCGGACCAATGTGAGATATTAATTAGAGGATTTGCCAGGGTTGGTATTGTAGCACTGATTGATGAAGCTACAGGCTATCAATATGATAGAGAAAGATTTGAACTACAAAAAATATTAAATACATATATTGCCGATGAAATTTTAAAATGGCAACTTACATTTACTGATGATTTCTACAAAGAAATTTATCGTTTATGGGGGCTTCCATTTATTCCAAAATATATAAAAAATAAACCTTCTTTCATTGGAAAACTAACTACAAAATATATTTATGAAATGCTACCAAAAGGTGTTTTAGATAAAATAAGAGAAAAAACAGGAAAAACAGAAAAAGGAAATTGGAGATATCAATGGCATAGAAATTTAACTCCAGAAATAGGAAGAGAGCATCTAAAAAAGCAGATTATTGAGGTAACAACACTAATGTCTGTAGCCCAATCAAAGGAACAATTTGATAGTTTATTTCAACAAAAATATAATAAACAACCCATTCAATTAAAGTTAGAATTTGAAGAACAACCTGCACCCCCTAGAAAGTTATCAGATTTTGATGAAAAATTAAAAAAAGGGTTAGATTTTAATCCAAAAGACGAAAAATAA
- a CDS encoding IS1595 family transposase, which translates to MINTNFKSILDLLKAFPDEQSCIDHLEKLRWNGDVVSPFDPTSKVYNCKGNKYRCKNTGKYFNVKTNTIFDNTKLGLQKWFLAIYIVTSHKKGISSLQLGRDLDITQKSAWFMLQRIRKCFGIENNNDLDNEVEADETYIGGKNKNRHAHKKIDGSQGRSAKDKVPVVGMVERDGKLNAYKVEDVKSHTLTREIINNVKESAKLYTDEWLGYKGVSKIYDHSIVKHNQAEFVKGRVHTNTIEGFWSLLKRGIYGIYHATSRKHLQMYVDEFVFRYNTRNHTTENRFNLLLLNLQTKLTYKTLINVK; encoded by the coding sequence ATGATTAACACAAATTTCAAATCAATTTTAGATCTTTTAAAAGCCTTTCCAGACGAACAATCATGTATTGATCACTTGGAAAAATTAAGATGGAATGGTGATGTAGTTTCGCCATTTGATCCTACTTCTAAAGTCTATAATTGTAAAGGTAATAAATACCGCTGTAAAAATACAGGCAAATATTTCAATGTAAAAACGAATACCATTTTTGACAACACTAAATTAGGGTTGCAGAAATGGTTTTTAGCTATTTATATAGTCACGTCTCACAAAAAGGGAATTTCTTCTCTACAGTTGGGGCGTGATTTGGATATTACTCAAAAATCTGCGTGGTTTATGTTGCAAAGAATCAGAAAATGTTTTGGAATTGAGAACAACAACGATTTAGATAATGAAGTTGAAGCAGACGAAACATATATAGGCGGTAAGAATAAAAATCGCCACGCACATAAAAAAATAGATGGCTCACAAGGTAGAAGTGCAAAAGATAAGGTTCCTGTAGTTGGAATGGTTGAACGTGATGGAAAACTGAATGCCTACAAAGTAGAAGATGTAAAATCACATACTTTAACCAGAGAGATAATAAATAACGTAAAAGAAAGTGCAAAACTTTATACTGATGAATGGTTGGGATATAAAGGAGTATCAAAAATTTATGATCACAGTATCGTAAAACATAATCAAGCTGAATTTGTGAAAGGTAGAGTCCATACTAACACTATTGAGGGGTTTTGGTCTTTATTAAAGCGCGGGATATATGGGATTTATCATGCAACATCAAGAAAACATTTGCAGATGTATGTTGACGAATTCGTTTTCAGATACAACACGAGAAACCATACTACCGAAAACAGATTTAATTTACTACTTTTAAATCTACAAACTAAATTAACCTATAAAACACTTATCAATGTCAAATAA